The following nucleotide sequence is from Pseudonocardia abyssalis.
GGAAGGCGATGGAGAAGCTCGTCGACGACGGCCTGGTCGGCGGCGTGCTCGACCTGACCACCACCGAGATCGCCGACCTGCTCGTCGGCGGCGTCATGTCCGCTGGAGAGGACCGCCTCGACGCGATCGCGCGCACCGGCGTGCCGTACGTGGGATCGTGCGGGGCACTGGACATGGTCAACTTCGGGGCCGACGTGCCCGCGCGGTTCGACGGGAGGCTGCTCTACGTGCACAACGCGCAGGTCACGCTCATGCGGACCACCGCGGCGGAGAACGTCGCCATCGGGGAGTTCCTCGCCCGCAAGCTCAACGCGATGACCGGGCCGGCGATCTTCCTGCTGCCGACCGGCGGGGTCTCGGCCCTCGACGCGCCCGGGCTGCCGTTCCGCGACCCCGAGGCCGACGAGGCGCTGTTCGCGGCGGTCGAGAAGGACACGCGGCCGGGGATCGTGCGGCGGGTGCCGCACCACGTCAACGACCCGGAGTTCGCCGACGCCGTGCTGGCCGCGTGGGGGGAGGTCGCGTGAGGTTCCGGCGCGCGGAGCTGGTCGAGCGCTTCGCCGACATGGCCGCCCGCGGTGAGCCGATCGTCGGCGGCGGCGCGGGCACGGGCCTGTCGGCCAAGTGCGAGGAGGCCGGCGGCATCGACCTCATCGTCATCTACAACTCCGGCCGCTACCGGATGGCCGGCCGAGGGTCGCTCGCCGGGCTGCTCGCCTACGGCAACGCCAACGACATCGTCGTCGAGATGGCCGCGGAGGTGCTTCCGGTCGTACGGCACACGCCGGTGCTCGCGGGCGTCAACGGCACCGACCCGTTCCTGCTCACCGGCCGCTTCCTGCGCGAGCTCGCCGACCTCGGGTTCGCGGGCGTCCAGAACTTCCCGACCGTCGGCCTGATCGACGGCGTCTTCCGGGCCAACCTGGAGGAGACCGGGATGGGGTTCGGGCTGGAGGTCGACATGATCGCCGCCGCGCACGCCGCCGACCTGCTCACCACCCCGTACGTCTTCTCCGCCGACGACGCCCGCGTGATGGCCCGCGCCGGCGCCGACCTGGTCGTCTGCCACATGGGCCTGACGACGGGCGGCGCGATCGGGGCGGGCACCTCGAAGACGCTCGACGACTGCGTGGAGCTGATCGACGAGTGGTCGGCGGCCGCACGGGAAGTGCGCGACGACGTGCTCGTCCTGTGTCACGGCGGCCCGATCTCCTCACCT
It contains:
- a CDS encoding phosphoenolpyruvate hydrolase family protein; its protein translation is MRFRRAELVERFADMAARGEPIVGGGAGTGLSAKCEEAGGIDLIVIYNSGRYRMAGRGSLAGLLAYGNANDIVVEMAAEVLPVVRHTPVLAGVNGTDPFLLTGRFLRELADLGFAGVQNFPTVGLIDGVFRANLEETGMGFGLEVDMIAAAHAADLLTTPYVFSADDARVMARAGADLVVCHMGLTTGGAIGAGTSKTLDDCVELIDEWSAAAREVRDDVLVLCHGGPISSPDDAAHVLERTRWCHGFYGASSMERLPTETALTAQTRAFKTRLSTRTPKGLSP